aacagaaaataataacaATGGCAGCAGTGGGGATGCAGCTGCTGTTCATAACGGTACTGGGGATGGTAAAGACGATGGTTAGCATTAATAGTGGGGGTGATGGCGGTGATGATGTTGGCAGGGTGATGGGGCGATGGTGATAATGTTGGTGGGGGTGGTGGGAGTGATGATGATAATTGCAAGGTGATGGGGTTGTCAGGGGTGATAGTGGTGATGATGTTGGCAGTGTGATGGGGTGATGATATTGATCGGATTAGTGATGGGATTAGTGGGGCTGATGGTGAGGGTGATGAGGTTGGTGGGGCTGATGGCAGTGATGATGTTGGCAGGGTGATGGGGTTGATGGGGTGAGGAAGTTAGTGGGGGTGATGGCGGTGAATGGGTTGACAGGGTGATGGGGTTCGCAGGGTGATGGGGTTGGTGGGGCTGATGGCGGTGATGATGGCGGGGGTGATGAGGTTAATGAAGGTGATGGCAGTGATGAGGTTGGTGGGATGATGATGGTGAGGGTGATGATGttggcagggtgatgggggtgatGTTGGCAGGATGAAGCAGTTGGTTGGGCTGACAGTGGTGATGATGTTGGCAGGATGATGGGGTGATGGGGTTAGTGGCTGTGATGACATTGGTAGGTTGATGGgctgatggtggtggtgatgatggtgGGGGTGATGAGGTGGGTGAGGGTGATGGTGGTGATGGGGTTGGCGGGGTGATGAGGTTGGCAGTGATGATGAGGGTGGGGTGATGATGTTAGCAGAGCAATGGGGTGATGCCGGGGTGATGGAGGTAAAGATGTCAGTGATGATTGCTATGGTGATAACAGTGATGCCATAGATTATGGTAATGCTGCTGCACATATTGTGTATAAGTGACACCAAGCtccatctcctcttcccctctaGGCCATACAGATCATATCTGGTTTCATGCAGATCTCCTTTGGGATTGCCTTGACGATAACTgaatccccagccccagctctcacCGTGGCCAGCGGAGTCTACATTTGGATTGGCTTACTGGTAGGCACAGCCAGCTCCAGGAGTGACGAGCTCAGCCCTTTGATCCAGTTTCAGGGGCCGCAGGGCGGTGTCTCAATAAATCTGCTCTGGGATATACCCTGAACTCCAGCACAGAAGGCAGTGAGCATAGCCAGGCAGGCTTTCAGAATAACAGGGAGTGTGCTATGCACTGAGCCCTTGGGAGGGGTGGAGAAGGTGGTGGTGACTCTGCAAATGCTTTCAGGGTGGACTCACTCCCCCTAGGATGGGTCCGTTTGCTCAACCTGTGACACCTCCATTGGGCCCTCCATGGTGCAGGGTCACGGCATGCAGATGTGCATGACCCTGGGCCAGCATGCCATCATCAGCGCTCACACACATTTTGGGATGCAGGCCTGCAAATGAGGCTCATGGAAATGTGGGCGAGACCCCTGAACGCTTTGGCAGACTGGCAACCCTACCCCTATGACATTGCTCTGCCCCAATCCTGCCCCAGATCagatccatccccccacccccacactccccagGCTGGTGTGAGGGTGGGGTTCAGTCTGCTAGATTTCACCCCACAATCACCACTCCGATGAAGAggtcccagctctggcagggaaGAACTCCTCTCGGGTATGATGGAAATTCACCCCTACATTCAATCAGGCTCCACTGTGTATACACCCCAGTCTGGGAGATGGTGAATCTTTGCCTCCCGCCAGTGGCTGTGCCCTATAAGACACTACTGAAACTGATGCAGCCATCAGCAGGGGACTAAATTGGCCCTTATTCTTAGATCAAGAGGCTCATGCAATTCTCTCTCTGAGTCCCAAGCTCAGGGTCAGTTATCTAAGCATACAGGCTTTAGGCTTCTGTCCATCTGTCATGGAGGCAATGGATCCAGGTGGTGACATGGAGGGAAAGCAAATCCCGTCTGGAAACTTCACAGCTACCCTGCCATATGGAAATGCCCAGCAGATTGCACTGTGGCTCTGGACAATGAGCCTTCGGCTTCTGAGAATTTGGGAAAATCCCAGCTCCTCTGGGCTTCTCTGCAGTGGGATAAAAGAAGAGGGAGTCCCATGAGATGGGACTTGAGAGCCTGTGAGACCTCAATCCCACCATTAATCTCCCAAAATCTGAATTTGTGTCTCTTTACACCTCAATCCTAGTGACAATCTTGTGTCATCTTTTGGGGCAGGGCTTCCGTGGCCCATAATTCTGTGGGGTTCATTTCACCCAGTTCCAGCGTGTGTGTGATTTTGAGTGGGATGGGAACCTGCCGATGACTCTTCCCCATTTGCTGTTCCCTGGGCAGCTCGTGTCCTCGGGATCCGTGCTGGTGGAGACTGAGAGAAGAGAAAGCATCTGGCTGGTAAATATCCTCCAAGCATTTTCATTCATGGGAGTGGGACTGGTGCGTGTCTGCACTCCAGCTAGTCACAGTGGCTGATGGCACCTCGAGGGCCCTACGTAGCCTGGACGCAAATTTCAGAAGCCCAGAGCCTGCTTTAACTCAGGCCatttctacactgcagctaggaggtgggattcccagctcaggcagaTGAACATGCGCTAGCTCTGCAGTGTGGCCATGGCGGCATGGGTGGTGACCCCGAGAACAACCCTGTCCAAGATCCTAAGTATGTACTCAGATTACCTGGCTCGTGCTGCTGCGGCCAGCACTGCTAGTTTTAGGTGTTAGCTTGAGCAGTGCTTGCATGTgcatgtctacctgagctgggagtcACGCCTCCCAGCTGTGTGTAGATGGACCCTTACACTAGGGGCTGGGATGTGTGAGGGTGGCTTTAACCACATTTGCCCAACCCTCTCCATTCCTGCATCCGCCTGAATGAAGATTTGGGCCCATGGACTTTGCTGGGAGTTGATGGGGCTCCGAGCATCACAAAATGGGGCCCTAGGACTCTAATACCACAACCGCATAACGATTCAGCCCCATCACCTCCTGCTGGACCAGATACGCTGAGTCCTCCAAGGCAACGTGCTCAGACTCCATAGGACCAGCATGGGAAGTCCATTCCAGACCCCAGAGCTGACCCACGTAGGCCACTTAGCCACAGCTGTTTCATCCCATGGACTGTTGGCTCAGATGCCTCAGCTGATTGGTCCTTAGAGATTACACCCATATTATAAATGTTCCATGAGGATGGCTTTGTAGTTAAGGCTTTGGCCTGAGGGTCTGGAGAGCCGGCTTCTTTTCCCAGTCCTGCCACAGATTTGACTCCAGGCAAGGCACCGAAcgtctctgtgccccagttccaCACCTGTAGAGCGGGAGGCGGGGGCTATAACAGTCCTTTCTGCCTAGTTTGTTTGGACGGTAAGacctttggggcagagactgcttCTTGCTGTGCCCATGGGGCCGCAATCACACTGGGGCACTGATCTCGGTGAGTGCTGTAACGATTGCAGATGTTGTACCTTGCTTTCCTCTAATTGGCTGTGATTGATCCAGGTGAAAGTCTGCTACATTATCAGTGGCCTGGTCATCCTGGCTACCCTGGCGGCCATGATCATTCACAGCGTGGAGATCAGCCAAGACATCCCGTGGTGCAGCATACTTGAGGGCAGCAAAATGACCCTGCTGAATTGCTCCCAATCTGTCTATGTGGGTATCTCTTCCACACCACCCGCTCCTGCAGCAATCCACAGCCTCTTTGAAGGGGTCTGACTGGGTCTAGCACTCCAGCGAACCTGGAATCATCCCTCTCAGGACCCACTGGCTCCGCAACATGGGAAAAGAAACTCAGCAAGGGCAACGAATCCATCTGTCCACctaattgggggttggggtttcAATCAACAAGAGGGGCAGGAAGCTGTAGTAGTTATTCATTAGACCAGGGTGGGTCAGGAGAcctcagctctgtcactgacttgctctgcaaccccactctgtgcctcagtttccccatctaggAAATGGGGCTAATAGTGCCTTCCTCAGGTGGGTTGGCCATCAGAATGTTTGTGAAGCCCCTTGAGAGGCTCAGATGCAAGCGGTGCTGCCAACTCTTGCAGATTTATTTGAGTTGcacaatatttgctgtttttcttaaagccccagctcctggattagTTTGATTAGGTGAGACTCTCAGCTgctgtttaaaaccaaaaaaaaggtACGGTTTCTCCAGCCTTCTGGCTGTGGggaaccaaaaggcaaataaaatgaaccccatatttgtttttgtctttattttaatctcatgatttttacacCAAACTTGCAATCctttgaggcctgactcatgatttttgcttGCTTGAGATTGGCAATAAGTAGGGTGAGGTTCATTAATGGGGTGCCTCCACAACAGCAGCATTTCCCCAGAGCACTGAGAACTGCTACAACTCAGCACCCTGAGATTTAAAGAGACCAGTCTTTCCTTGGCCAGCCGGTATAATGATACCATCAGTATGTAGCCCGGAATGGGGACTGGATCACCCAGGAGCTGTACAGCCTTATGGGAGGAAGCTCAGGAGTGGGTGTAGGGTCAGTGTGTGGGTGTTATGAGTCCCCATATCACCGGGTGCACAGCAGCtactggctctttagctcaaccTGTAAAGACTCAGTAATTTAGGTCTAGGGATCCCCGGTTCAGTTCCCCAAGGGGCTAGCCAAGATGGTGGCTGATCCCCTACAATATAAAGTGAGTGCTTGTAATTTTAACACCGTTTCCAACACACCACACTCCAGGGGCTCCAAGCTCAGTTCCTGGTGTGCctgccaagatggcagccatcacaatAGCCGTAGTGAGAGGAACAGTACAGAGACTATGCTTTTAATGCGTAGCCTTTACAGGGCCCATATTGTGCCATGATAAGTTGCAGCCCCCTTGGCCTGCCCCGATCCAACACAATGCTCCCCGCtttcccattcctgccctccaTCCTGTTGCCAAACCCCCCTCCCTCAAAAACGCTAGGTGGGTCACTGAAATCTACCTGGGAACACCATGGGTGTGACATGGCCCAGGGCCCTGCCAAAGCTATGAGTGTCTCTGGTGAGCTTCACAGAGGAAGTGAGAACAAGGGGCAGGAGAAGAGCCAGAGAcgaaggaggggcagggagctagACTCTGAAACAAGACAGGCTCTGCCCACCTCAGccctgggagaagggattccCTTTGGCTGTACTGGGAGAGTCACTGCCTAATGCAGCCAATTTGAGTCCTAGCTAGTGCCATGCAGGACCCAACACATAGTATGTCTGTCCACTGGATGGCTGGGCCCTCTTGGCATGCCCTGCCCCCTATCAGGGCATATGCAGAGAGGAGAGCTCAGGCAGTCCTCACCCGCTCGCTGTGTAGTAATGACTTCCCAGCTGGGGGACAGGCCTCCCCTGGGGCGAGGTGGCTCCATACAGTGGGGTTGTTGGATGACCTCACCTGGGCTTTCTTCCCCACAGATTCTGAGTCACGGGATTAATTCAGTGTTCATCCTGCTGTGCCTGCTGGAGCTGTGCACGGCCATCGCCGCCCTGGTGTACGGACACAAGGCCATGAAACAGCAGGACTACACACAGATGGtgaggctggagcccagacaCACTCCCTGCTGCCCAACCCTGGAGCAACTGCACGCAAACACTGCTCCTCACCTCGGGCCTGATCCATAGCCCCTTGACATCAGCAGCAAGACTCCCATTCCCTTAGCCCTGGAGAGACCTCCTGCCCCATTGCTCTGACAATGGAGCCACCAGCTGAGCCTCCATGGACGTCAATGAGAGTTTGTCCaaggatttcaatgggagcaaggtCAGATCCCCTTGACCCCTTTCCTTGGGGAAAGGGAAATTCATTGCCCATGTTGGATCAGTCCAGCGCTTTACCTCTATGTTGATCCACCaatgaattctaatcctgccctggATCAACCACTGTCAGAAAaggcagaggtggggaggggccGAATGCCAGTTTTTGGTGTGATCCTGATGAGATGAGAAAGTGAATTCTGTTCTCTGATTATTCCCTAGGTGCTGTGATGGAACAGAggccagctctgctcctcccacccccaggtgcACTGAGAACATAACAGAGATTTCCCGCACTGGAGCCACAGCAACATGGACCCTTGGCCACATCTTCACTTTCCCAGGCAGGATGGCAGAGGGAGCAAACTCTGAGCCCCAACATCTCCTGCAGCCCACCTACCCCCCCCCAACTCTTCTGTGTCTAGGGGATAGGGGCGAATGCTGAGCCAGACACCACTAttcctgagcccccccaaatgAGAGATGAGAGCAGCTTTAACGCTCAAACTATCCCGACTTTCCCTGCAAACTCTCCTGTCTGTAACCTACTGCAGCCCATGACCTCTCTCAGGACCCTACTCACAGAATCCCATCATGGACTCTGATCCCTGAACTTCCCCCGTCCTTCCTGACACTAGGAGGCAGGAGTTAACTCTGATTTTCTGCACCCAAAAACCCTCCCCTGACTCCCAAATGCTCCAGCCTGTATAGGGATGGTGAAAATAAACTaacccccacacaccttccctgGCCCCTCAAACTCGCCAGTCAGTAAGGGGGAGGAGATGGAATGAGACTGAACCcagggccccctctcccctcaaaTCCTCCTATGATCCCTGGATTTCTGCAACCAGAACACAAGATAGCAAACTCCAAAGCCATTCCTTCCGTCCTGCTCACGCCTCTCCCCCAATTCCACAAACCCTCCACTCTGCACAGGCAAACAAGAtggatggggaaagcagtgggagtCAACAGGATTATGGAGTAGAAGTTGATCTAACCCTTTTTCTTGGTCTTTGCCCCCAGTTCCCTCACACAACTTAATTGCACCAAGACAGAGAGTGCAggtctgtttaatttttttttatttgtgttgcagtaaAGGAGTGCAGTAAGCAATGGGCTGTGGATAGAAGGTAACAGATTCTGTAGCCAGATATAAACACGTCTATTACGTGATGGAACATACAGGGCAGCGCgtgatataaaaaaaatcaaaccactaGAGATATGACATCCTGATTGTCCCAGAACAGAGCAGTGATGCCATGATCTCCATGTACATGCCACATTCAGCCCTCATATAGCTCCTGATGTCTTGGGCTTCCAAGAACTTGGCCCTTTTGTCTCCTGAAAATCCTCACTTGTTCTCCCTTCATGTTGTATTATCCATCCAGACCACATGTTTTATGGACGGGCCCTTAGCACTTGACTTCTTTGCTGATTTCCAGGTCCTTAGAATGATTTCTTCAGCCACTGCTGATGCTCTCAAACAACATATTTCTGAGGGGAAGTCAAACCCTTAGCAGCCTTCAGGTCTTGTAGAATAAAGTACTTAGGACTGCCAGGGTTACTGCTGTATAGAATCAAATTCACTCACCCCCTAACTTCTTTCCAATCTTCTTTGGCTTTATGGCAGTGGACATACAGCTCTTTCATTCTGAGGATCATGTCATAAAAGAAAGATCTTCTCACtgattcccccttcccttccagtatCCCAGTTGTCTTCCAGTACCTCACCTCTCCCATTGCTTGGATcttaaaatgtctcattttgtaaCCCGCCAGGAAGGATTCAGTGGGCCACAATGGGAAAGCCACACCTCTAGGgctatataaatatatcaggTTTCCTTGTTCCCTTCACAGCTCCAGCAAGAATCCACCTCTTGTGTGTATAGCCAGGTTCATTCTACTGGATACCGTGCAAATGCtaaagatgaattttttttattgctatatTAACCTGAGCTTACAGTATTATTATAACAAATGTTCCCACAGAATGTTATGTCTATCTACATCCCTATCTGTCCATCCGAAACCAAGTTTACCTCTCGAATTTGAGAAGTGGTCACTAGAGGTTAGAACCTTACCAGTCTGGATTCTGAGTGGTactgactagagctggtcaggaatttttcagcaaaaaaaaatattttttttttgtgtggaaatgCCAATTCACTGAAACCAAAACGGTTTGTAGGAAAAGGGTGGTTTTGAGGAACTTCTCGTTCTGAAAAATTTTGGGACAAAAGAGctagaattttatttttgaaacaaaaaaaataatttttttcaatgcaaaactagtttttgtttagaaatgtaagCGAATGATAGgggaaaaaagttaattttttaagATAAATTCTTTTTAagacaaaaatcaaaattaaatgttttgatcgatccaaactaaaaaaaattcagatttttcagtttgcaaaattttttgagattttgacattTCATCCCAATCTGGGccaagaaaaatttcaaaatctcaaaaattttatCCAGATGGGAACTGTTTTCTATCCAATTTTACTACTCAGTACTCACAGTTCTAGTTGACTGCACTGGGCATTGCAGATATTCAGCACTGCTTAGGGTCAGCTGTTAGGCAATGACAGCAGAAAAGTATTATATAGACCCGATCAGAACACCAGAATTTGTCCCATGGATCTTTCCACAGGAAAAattgtgttttgaaattttcccattggaaaatgtTGGTTTTCTGTGgggcatttcaaaacaaaattagtgtggtttttttgctTTAGTTTTGAAATGCCATTTTGAAGCAAAACAACAGAGATTTATTGTTGCATTTCAAAATGTAGGtttgaaattaaaaatgtcaATGTATTTCAATTTAAACTCTTTCATTTCAGCTTTTGAAAACTGAAGAAATTGGGGTGGTTACCACCCACTCctttttttcacttttccagtgaagaaaaatggggaacaaattgagaaaagtaaaaataaaatgaaacacttGTTCACACTTTTTTTCAGTTATAAAAGAAATTACAAATTAGAGAAAGTAGGACttttaatgactttttaaaaaacttttttcacaTCTTATCAGTTCAAAAAAGCTAAAAAGCGTGAAAGAGCTTTTCACTTTTTTAACTCTTCCAAGTTGGAAGAAGtttaaaaaagggggtgggggggggggatttcaacAGGGGCTTCctccattgaaaaaaacaaagaggagaaaGTCACCGAATGAGGAACTTCCAAAACATCCCCAAACCCAAAGGAAAACTGAACTTTTTCagtatccaaaacaaaacaacattttaagtcaaaaatgaaagaacaaatgTTCCTTTAGTTGTGGAATGTCAACAAAAAGGCTTGTTGCAAAATATCACCTCAAAATACCCTGGACATTTATTCCTTAGGAAAAGGCTTGTTTACATAAGGAAACTGACCAGAATAACTATTTCAGAATAGCTCCCCATCTGGACattctattccagaataaaagtcacTTTACTCCAGAATATGCTTCCAAAGTTAGTTAACTTATTCTGGAATAGAGCGTCCAACTATTCTGGTCAATATGGTGCTAACAAACTGTAACATGAGAGAGTCAAGAAAGTCATGACAATGCAAACTGCTAAACAGTTTTTTTATACACTTCTCTGGActatgttatacagaaggtcagactagaatgGTCTAATGGCACCGTCTGGCCTTAAAAGCTATGAATCTCAGTCTCTGGAAAATGAGGTCCATGGGACGCTCTGCCTTGTTTAAAATGGTAAACGGGCCAGCTTCAGGATTCTGCTTAGAGCTCACACCTTTTCTTATATCAATCACACAGTGAATGTCTTTTCTGCATATACCCAGCACATGGCAATATCAGCATTAGCGCTGAAGAGAATAACTGTATAATGCTGCTGTTCTGAACACCTGCGTTCTCATTTCAGTATATACCAGCCTCTCCCCATGCAATTCCCTTTTCAGATTAAAAGTGATATCATTCTGTGAAATGCTTTGTTCCTCCTTCCCAGCGATGGAGGGAGGTGgcaatggagggagagagaaagaggcatgGATGAAGGTGGCAGCGATGGAGGGTAAAGGATGAAGAtggcagggatggaggggaggaaggaggtagGAATGGAGAgggtgtgacgttcccctctggtgttatccagatcggtgatctgctaggtcaccccaatccttgactctgggagccagccttactctgctctgctgtgagagcccCCACACCtgagctgttcacacacagcctctggcatgtaagctgctccttggattgtgcaaccaaatgacactagccaatatctccagtcccagacacaaccctaggaacctccatcttgcagagttcagttatgcccgctggacactgcaaacttatatgagttcgtcaatttaacaaagaaattgatatgcaccaggcttgttatcccaaggggagtctctgacatgcttcaaaccaaacgcactgattcagatagaataaaaaaaattattaactacaaagatagatcttaagtgattataagtcaaagcatgacaagtcagatttggtcaaatgaaataaaagcaaaacgcactctaagctgatcttaatgctttcagtgcccttacaaacttagatgcttctcaccacaggctggctggttgcccttcagccaggctctcccctttgatcagcacttcagtcacttggtaGTGATGTCCGTAGATGGAGGTGGATGAGAGacgaagagcatggcaaacgtctctcccttttatcatgttctttcttccctcttggctttgcccccccttcagggtcagatgagcattacctcattgtagtccctaactgaccaaaggaagggggtgactcactcgaggctccaacagatccttttgttgctgcctagatcaatgtcctttgttcctgtgaggctgggctgggttgtcccatacatgccctgatgaggtttaaactgcccctctgctcttggagagttttgcctgggcctgttttaagccatgaggacacattttcagcctcataactatatacatgaaattacaacctataacattactgtaacaacaattactgTAACATctctataacaacaatgctcagtgcatcatgagccttctgaagacacctgacatAACAGACTTTGCACTggacaatcattttataaggatgaacatggaaGTGTAGGGTGTTCCCACGAGGTACAGAACGTCACAGAGGGCTGATGGAGAATGAAAGTAGCCGTGATAAAGGTGAGAACAGAGGTGCAGGGATGGAAGTAGGCTGGATGGTACAGAGGATGCAGAGATGGAGGGAGGATGGACGGGGCAGgggtggaagaggcaggggaggggggaacatgGACAGGACAGGGATGGAGGAGGCAAGGATGAAGGAGGTAAGGGTGGAGCATGGAGGAGTCAGGGAAtgggatggatgggggggcagagggtttgCCCCATATGGCTCATCATCCAGCCCCCTCTGTTCCTCTGTGGGTGTCACCATAACAATGGAGGCCAGGGTCAGTTTTGGGGGGTTGCTCCCTGTTTCAAGGAGGTCTTGATGTCACACAATGGCCTAGCAAAACAATACACTGTGTGCCCCTCACAAACATGGCAGACAAGGGGAATGGGGGGCCTGAGAGCCCATCACAAGTATGGTGGCTGGGGTTGAGGTTTGGGGAgggttccctccttccctttccGTAGGGATGCCAGATGTCCAGTTTCTACCAGAAtgtctggtcgaaaagggaccctggcagctccaatcagcactgctgactgggctgttaaaagtccacttggcagcagcagggcaggcaggctaccTGCCAGGCTCTCTGCATATcctgggaagtggccagcatgtctcgCCAGCTCCTAGGCATGGGGCGCCCGTGGGGGCTCCgtacactgcccctgccctgtgcaccagctccacagctcccattggccggaaactgcagccaatgggagctgcgggcgcagtgcctgcaggcacagACAGTGCATGGAACCACTAGTGGCCACTATTCTGCCTAGGAGTCAAAGGGACATGTTGCCGCTCCCTGgtagccgcctgaggtaagtgccaccctcACCCCCCGAcgctcccaccctctgcctcagcccagaaccccctcctgcaccccaaacacctcatcctggccccaccccagagcccgcaccccagccagagccctaacTCCCCTCCATGCTCCCATCCtactgcctcagcccagagccgcctcctgcaccccaaatgtcggaagaggagaaggaccttggagtattggttgatcataggatgactatgagctgctaatgtgctatggctgtgaaaaaagctaatgcgattttgggatgtatcaggagaggcatttccagtagggataaggaggttttagtaccgttatacaaggcactggtgagacctcacctagaatactgtgtgcagttctggtctcccgtgtttaaaaaggatgaattcaaactggagcaggtacagagaagggctactaggatgatccgaggaatggaaaacttgtcttatgaaaggagactttaggagcttggcttgtttagcctaactaaaagaaggtttcagagtagaagccgtgttagtctgtattcgcaaaaagaaaaggagtacttgtggcaccttagagactaacaaatttattagagcataagctttcgtgagctacagctcacttcatcggatgcatttggtggaaaaaaacagaggagagatttatatacacacacagagaacatgaaacaatgggtttatcatacacactgtaaggagagtgatcacttaagataagccatcaccagcagcagggggggaaaggaggaaaacctttcatggtgacaagcaaggtaggctaattccagcagttaagaagaatatcagaggaacagtgggggggttgggtggggagggagaaataccatggggaaatagttttactttgtgtaatgactcatccattcccgtctctattcaagcctaagttaattgtatccagttgcaaattaattccaattcagcagtctctcgttggagtctgttttgaagctttttgttgaagtatagccactcttaggtctgtgatcgagtgaccagagagattgaagtgttctccaactggtttttgaatgttataattcttgacgtctgatttgtgtccattcattctttacgtagagactgtccagtttggccaatgtacatggcagaggggcattactggcacatgatggcatatatcacattggtagatgcgcaggtgaacgagcctctgatagtgtggctgatgtgattaggccctatgatggtatcccctgaatagatatgtggacagagttggcaacaggctttgttgcaaggataggttcctgggttagtggttctgttgtgtggttgctggtgagtatttgcttcagattggggggctgtctgtaagcaaggactggtctgtctcccaagatctgagaaagcgatggctcgtccttcaggataggttgtagatccttgatgatgcgttggacaggttttagttgggggctgaaggtgatggctagtggcgttctgttgttttctttgttgggcctgtcctgtagtaggtgacttctgggtactcttctggctctgtcaatctgtttcttcacttcagcaggtgggtattgtagttgtaggaatgcatgacagagatcttgtaggtgtttgtctctgtctgaggggttggagcaaatgcggttatatcgtagcgcttggctgtagacaatagatcgagtggtatgatctggatgaaagctagaggcatgtaggtaggaatagcggtcagtaggtttccgatacagggtggtgtttatgtgaccatcgcttattagcaccgtagtgtccaggaagtggatctcttgtgtggactggtccaggctgaggttgatggtgggatggaaacctCTCag
This DNA window, taken from Dermochelys coriacea isolate rDerCor1 chromosome 6, rDerCor1.pri.v4, whole genome shotgun sequence, encodes the following:
- the LOC119857949 gene encoding uncharacterized protein LOC119857949, with protein sequence MAATVTESGGVKVITEVVPQTDPRAAQLDSTAPQPSLPQVKGFRKTQPKALGAIQIISGFMQISFGIALTITESPAPALTVASGVYIWIGLLLVSSGSVLVETERRESIWLVKVCYIISGLVILATLAAMIIHSVEISQDIPWCSILEGSKMTLLNCSQSVYILSHGINSVFILLCLLELCTAIAALVYGHKAMKQQDYTQMVL